The Ooceraea biroi isolate clonal line C1 chromosome 1, Obir_v5.4, whole genome shotgun sequence genome has a window encoding:
- the LOC113562297 gene encoding 40S ribosomal protein S7-like — MLTTNAKIIKSGGAEPDPFEISVSQSLLELEMNSDLKSQLRELYITKAKEIETNNKKSIIIYVPMPRLKAFQKIQTRLVRELEKKFSGKHVMFIGERKILPKPTRKTRTKNKQKRPRSRTLTSVYDAILEDLVYPVEIVGKRIRVKLDGSQLIKVHLDKNEQTNIEHKVDTFASVYKQLTGRDVTFEFPESYV; from the exons atGTTGACGACGAATGCGAAGATCATTAAAAGCGGTGGGGCCGAGCCCGACCCGTTCGAGATTAGCGTTTCCCAGTCTCTTCTCGAATTGGAGATGAACAGCGACTTGAAATCGCAATTGAGGGAACTCTACATTACTAAAGCAAAAGAAATCGAGACCAACAACAAGAAG tCGATCATCATATATGTGCCCATGCCAAGGCTGAAAGCATTCCAGAAGATACAGACGAGATTAGTGCGCGAATTAGAAAAGAAGTTCTCTGGAAAGCATGTGATGTTCATTGGTGAGCGTAAAATCTTGCCCAAGCCGACGAGGAAGACACGAACGAAGAACAAGCAGAAGCGTCCTAGGAG CCGCACGTTGACTTCCGTCTATGATGCGATACTGGAAGATTTAGTATATCCCGTTGAAATCGTCGGCAAACGTATCCGAGTTAAGCTCGATGGGTCGCAACTTATTAAAGTGCATCTCGATAAAAATGAACAGACCAACATCGAACATAAG GTCGATACGTTCGCTTCAGTATACAAGCAGTTGACTGGACGGGATGTCACGTTTGAATTTCCCGAGTCTTATGTATGA
- the LOC105285452 gene encoding immediate early response 3-interacting protein 1, with protein sequence MAFTLWTLFEATLLCLNAVCVLNEERFLAKVGWASWQNIQGFGEPPTAKSQILNLIKSIRTVMRVPLIFFNILTLIVKLVLG encoded by the exons ATGGCGTTTACGTTGTGGACACTTTTCGAAGCAACTCTGTTATGTTTGAACGCAGTTTGTGTCCTGAACGAAGAGAGGTTTCTTGCCAAAG ttgGCTGGGCGTCATGGCAAAATATACAAGGATTCGGAGAACCTCCGACAGCTAAATCACAGATACTGAATCTCATCAAATCTATAAGAACTGTGATGAGGG TTCCGCTGATATTCTTCAACATCTTGACGTTGATCGTGAAACTGGTGCTAGGGTGA
- the LOC113562235 gene encoding ctenidin-1-like, whose product MNSLIACMIIGLAGFALAEPPSSGYSYSRPSGGGGFGGGGFGGGGFGGGGFGGGGGGYTQVSFGGQTSEGASVDGALLEQIRQILLKEESQGGGFGGGGGGGGGGYAAPSSSYGAPSSQYGAPSPQYGVPSYQTRVVGIDLEGIRQAIQVAQFNQVSQGGGGGGYPSGPSTSYGAPSRPSGSYGAPF is encoded by the exons ATGAATTCTCTGATCGCG TGTATGATCATCGGTTTGGCAGGGTTCGCCCTGGCCGAGCCGCCCTCCTCCGGCTACAGCTACAGCAGACCCAGCGGCGGAGGTGGCTTCGGCGGAGGTGGCTTTGGCGGAGGTGGCTTTGGCGGAGGTGGCttcggcggtggtggcggtggttaCACCCAGGTGTCCTTCGGTGGCCAGACCAGCGAGGGTGCCTCCGTGGATGGAGCTCTGCTTGAGCAGATCCGTCAGATCCTGCTGAAGGAAGAGTCCCAGGGTGGCGGAttcggtggtggcggtggcggtggcggcggcggataCGCAGCACCTAGCTCCAGCTATGGTGCACCATCGTCGCAATACGGCGCCCCGTCGCCGCAATACGGCGTGCCCAGTTACCAAACCCGCGTCGTGGGCATCGATCTCGAGGGCATCAGGCAGGCCATCCAGGTGGCCCAGTTCAACCAGGTCAGCCAAGGTGGTGGCGGAGGTGGCTACCCCAGCGGACCCAGCACCAGCTATGGAGCGCCCAGCAGGCCGTCCGGTAGCTACGGTGCGCCGTTCTAA